A genomic stretch from Methanobrevibacter sp. includes:
- a CDS encoding nitroreductase family protein — MNQTINDLKTRRSIRKFKDEQISDEDLKTILETGTYAPTARGMQSLRLL, encoded by the coding sequence ATGAACCAAACAATAAACGACTTAAAAACCAGAAGAAGTATCAGAAAATTCAAAGATGAGCAAATATCAGACGAAGATTTAAAAACAATTTTAGAAACAGGAACTTATGCACCAACCGCAAGAGGAATGCAATCCCTAAGATTGTTGTAA
- a CDS encoding MarR family transcriptional regulator yields the protein MFQDKKPAAAYISLLHREHAKYINEHVKEEDLSFGLHPLLIIIYEQEGINQEKLAEILHLNESTITRNLKKLEDKGFIERVKDKRKKIMKVTPKGKKTAQKVIDYDYEWEEEFKHNFTEEEYNDFLKSLETICEELL from the coding sequence ATGTTTCAGGATAAGAAACCAGCAGCAGCATACATTTCACTACTTCACAGAGAACATGCAAAATACATCAACGAGCATGTGAAAGAAGAAGACCTGAGTTTTGGTCTTCATCCTCTTTTAATTATAATCTATGAACAAGAAGGAATAAATCAAGAGAAACTAGCAGAAATCTTACATTTAAATGAAAGCACAATTACAAGAAACCTTAAAAAACTTGAAGACAAAGGATTTATTGAACGGGTTAAAGACAAAAGAAAAAAAATTATGAAAGTAACACCCAAAGGTAAAAAAACCGCACAAAAAGTTATAGATTACGATTATGAATGGGAAGAAGAATTTAAACATAATTTTACAGAAGAAGAATACAATGATTTCTTAAAATCACTTGAAACAATTTGTGAGGAATTATTATGA
- a CDS encoding MATE family efflux transporter, with product MEKNSNIEMITGDPKKAINKLSVPIIASMFLIFTNNIIDSVWVAGLGADPLAALGYVTPLFMVLIGIGNGIGAGGNSLISRYIGAENRASANNAAIHNLILGIILSIAVSAILLTSLKPLLIVMGAEAVLSYAMEYGVVIFAFSFAMLLPPIFGGAFRAEGDVKRATIPLAIAAITNMIIDPIFIYILNLGVAGAACATVIAHIFAVASMLYWMFIKKDTYLKYNHESFKNDLTMYKDILVVGIPASLEQLILSALTIVVNFMLTLVSGPVAVAVYTAGWRIINIGMLPAIGVGTAAISVSGVAFGARKYENLRVTARYAVKVALIASIIVCIILNIFANQIAYIFSYSASSAQLEPLIASFLQIMCLFILYVPFGASAGNVFQGVGKGTISFLLTTFREFVLVLIFAYVLGFTFHMGEIGIYYGMLLGGGIGSLICYACIELYINKLIKNRDHNVSG from the coding sequence ATGGAAAAAAATTCAAATATAGAAATGATTACAGGAGACCCTAAAAAGGCAATCAACAAATTATCAGTACCAATCATTGCCAGTATGTTTTTAATCTTTACAAACAACATTATTGACAGTGTTTGGGTAGCAGGACTTGGTGCAGACCCATTAGCTGCACTTGGATATGTAACACCATTATTTATGGTTCTTATAGGAATTGGAAACGGAATAGGTGCCGGTGGTAACTCATTAATTTCACGTTACATTGGAGCTGAAAATAGAGCATCAGCAAATAATGCTGCAATACATAATCTAATTTTAGGAATAATATTGTCAATAGCTGTTTCAGCAATTTTACTTACATCTTTAAAACCATTACTCATAGTCATGGGAGCTGAAGCTGTTTTAAGCTATGCAATGGAATATGGAGTTGTAATTTTTGCATTTTCATTTGCAATGTTACTTCCACCAATTTTTGGAGGAGCATTTAGAGCAGAAGGAGATGTTAAAAGAGCAACAATACCACTTGCAATCGCAGCGATAACCAATATGATTATTGACCCAATTTTCATCTATATATTAAATTTAGGAGTTGCAGGTGCAGCATGTGCAACCGTTATTGCACATATTTTTGCAGTAGCTTCAATGCTTTACTGGATGTTTATTAAAAAGGACACATATCTTAAATATAATCATGAAAGCTTTAAAAATGATTTAACAATGTATAAAGATATTTTAGTTGTTGGTATTCCAGCTAGTTTAGAACAATTAATCTTATCTGCATTAACAATTGTTGTTAATTTCATGCTTACACTTGTTTCAGGACCAGTAGCAGTAGCTGTTTATACCGCAGGCTGGAGAATAATAAACATTGGAATGCTTCCAGCAATTGGAGTTGGAACTGCAGCAATATCCGTTTCAGGAGTTGCATTTGGAGCTCGCAAATATGAAAATTTAAGAGTGACTGCAAGATATGCAGTAAAAGTAGCATTAATAGCTTCAATTATTGTTTGCATCATTTTAAACATTTTTGCAAATCAAATTGCATACATTTTCTCATATTCTGCAAGCAGTGCTCAATTAGAACCATTAATTGCAAGTTTCTTACAGATTATGTGTTTATTCATCTTATATGTACCATTTGGAGCAAGTGCAGGAAATGTATTCCAAGGTGTTGGAAAAGGAACAATATCCTTCCTGTTAACAACATTTAGGGAATTTGTTCTCGTGTTAATATTTGCATATGTACTTGGATTTACATTCCATATGGGAGAAATAGGAATTTACTACGGAATGCTTTTAGGTGGAGGAATTGGATCTTTAATATGTTATGCATGTATTGAACTATATATCAATAAATTAATTAAAAACAGGGATCACAATGTTTCAGGATAA
- the purD gene encoding phosphoribosylamine--glycine ligase: MKVLVVGTGAREHAIADALKDDVELYCYMSKVNPGMSKIAEFKQGNEGEVEKVAAYAVENDIDIAFIGPEAPLGKGIVDELQKNGISCVGPTQSAARIETDKSFMRKLFEDYEIEGSLVYKVFDNSADVSEFLDEFDRDVVVKPVGLNGGKGVKIVGDHLKDNEEAKEYSCEVIDNVMGGFAQVIIEERLIGEEFTIQAFCDGEHLAPMPAAQDHPHAFEGDVGAITGGMGSYSDVGGLLPFLTQEDYDAAVKIMESTLKAIAEEAEPYKGILYGQFMLTADGPKLIEYNARFGDPEAMNVLPLLKTPLVDVCQAIVDGTLDKVEFEDKASVCKYIVPDGYPETEFAGELVEVDEEAIEKLGAKVFYAAVSAEDDGIHLSGSRALGIVASGESIEEAEKIAEEACGFVKGNVYHRKDVGTTALVNKRVEHMKEILN; this comes from the coding sequence ATGAAAGTTTTAGTTGTTGGAACTGGTGCTCGTGAACATGCTATTGCTGATGCTTTAAAAGATGATGTGGAGTTATACTGTTACATGAGTAAGGTAAACCCTGGTATGTCCAAAATTGCTGAATTTAAACAAGGCAATGAAGGAGAAGTTGAAAAAGTAGCAGCATATGCTGTTGAAAATGACATTGACATTGCATTTATTGGTCCTGAAGCTCCTCTCGGAAAAGGAATTGTGGATGAACTTCAAAAAAATGGAATTAGCTGTGTTGGACCAACTCAAAGTGCAGCAAGAATTGAAACTGATAAATCATTCATGAGAAAACTCTTTGAAGATTATGAAATCGAAGGATCACTTGTCTACAAAGTATTTGATAATTCTGCTGATGTTTCTGAATTTTTAGATGAATTTGACAGAGATGTCGTAGTAAAACCTGTTGGTTTAAATGGTGGTAAAGGAGTAAAAATTGTCGGTGACCACTTAAAAGATAATGAAGAAGCAAAAGAATACTCATGTGAAGTAATTGATAATGTAATGGGTGGATTTGCTCAAGTAATTATTGAAGAAAGATTAATCGGTGAAGAATTTACTATCCAAGCATTCTGTGATGGAGAACACTTGGCTCCAATGCCTGCAGCTCAAGATCATCCTCATGCATTTGAAGGAGATGTAGGTGCAATCACTGGTGGTATGGGTTCATACTCTGATGTTGGCGGATTATTACCATTTTTAACTCAAGAAGACTATGATGCAGCTGTAAAAATCATGGAATCTACTTTAAAAGCTATTGCTGAAGAAGCAGAACCATACAAAGGTATCTTATATGGTCAATTCATGTTAACTGCTGATGGACCTAAGCTTATTGAATACAATGCAAGATTCGGAGATCCAGAAGCAATGAACGTTTTACCATTACTTAAAACTCCATTAGTTGATGTATGTCAAGCAATTGTTGATGGTACATTAGATAAAGTTGAATTTGAAGATAAAGCTAGCGTATGTAAATACATCGTACCTGATGGATATCCTGAAACTGAATTCGCTGGAGAATTAGTTGAAGTGGATGAAGAAGCTATTGAAAAATTAGGGGCTAAAGTATTCTATGCAGCAGTATCTGCTGAAGATGATGGAATTCACTTGTCTGGTTCAAGAGCATTAGGTATCGTAGCTAGCGGTGAATCTATCGAAGAAGCTGAAAAAATAGCTGAAGAAGCATGCGGATTTGTTAAAGGTAATGTTTACCACAGAAAAGATGTCGGTACAACTGCACTTGTTAACAAACGTGTTGAACACATGAAAGAAATTTTAAACTAA
- a CDS encoding TMEM175 family protein, whose translation MDNKSKDLDEIKAELSEKLEYLKENAQSEEEVEKLNKFASYLVNKYNITEDNFDVEKLNRFNEGLSFYQRFKQALEKNIDIDPGRLMGLTDGIFGMVMTLLVFGIALPELQIANYSTFVSFFLSLAPNIGVTIVSFVLLSSFWIYHQEFIKLNNLNIPYLWLNILFLICISFVPFTTSIIGHYSHFFLSEVIFGINIILTIFSFLLMYRYANSMHFLENTPSKKERNYVYKTFGMIMALTIVVSLLNFNVSSNFIYLFLLVPVISTIRDIRFKME comes from the coding sequence ATGGATAATAAATCTAAAGACTTGGATGAAATAAAAGCAGAATTATCTGAAAAATTAGAGTATTTAAAAGAAAATGCTCAATCTGAAGAAGAAGTAGAAAAGTTGAATAAGTTTGCTTCTTATTTAGTTAATAAATATAATATAACTGAAGATAATTTTGATGTTGAAAAATTAAATAGATTTAATGAAGGATTAAGCTTTTATCAACGTTTCAAACAAGCTTTAGAGAAAAATATTGATATTGATCCTGGAAGATTGATGGGTCTTACTGATGGAATATTTGGAATGGTAATGACTCTTTTGGTATTTGGTATTGCACTTCCAGAATTACAAATTGCAAATTATTCTACATTTGTATCATTTTTCTTAAGTTTAGCTCCAAATATTGGAGTTACAATTGTTAGTTTTGTTTTACTGAGTTCCTTTTGGATTTATCATCAAGAATTTATTAAATTAAATAATCTTAATATTCCATATTTATGGTTGAACATCTTATTCTTAATTTGCATATCTTTTGTTCCATTTACAACTTCAATAATTGGACATTACTCTCATTTCTTTTTATCTGAGGTTATTTTTGGAATTAATATTATATTGACAATATTTTCATTTTTGTTAATGTATCGTTATGCGAATTCAATGCATTTTCTTGAAAATACTCCTTCTAAAAAAGAGCGAAATTATGTTTATAAGACTTTTGGAATGATAATGGCTTTAACAATTGTTGTTAGTCTTTTAAATTTCAATGTTTCAAGTAATTTTATTTATTTGTTCTTATTGGTTCCTGTAATATCTACAATTAGAGATATTAGATTTAAAATGGAATGA
- the argF gene encoding ornithine carbamoyltransferase, with the protein MDSLLSVTDIKDDVKYILDLASKIKAGEMEEKPLKDKVLAMIFQKSSTRTRVSFDVGMYQLGGRAIFLSSNDLQMGRGEPISDTAKVLSRFVDGIMIRAIEHDDVIELAKHSDVPVISGLTNLEHPCQALADMLTIKEHLGDWEGKKICFVGDGNNVCNSLLLIAPLLGMNMSVACPKGYEPSEDILKTAKEYAAENNTEIIVSDDIGVALENVDVVYTDVWVSMGDEAEAKQREIDFAPFQVNSDLMSIANDGAIFMHCLPAIRGQEVTAEVIDGPQSVIFDEAENRMHAQKAVLYYYMKD; encoded by the coding sequence ATGGATAGTTTATTATCAGTTACAGACATTAAAGATGATGTTAAGTATATTTTAGATTTAGCTTCTAAAATTAAAGCAGGCGAAATGGAAGAAAAACCACTCAAAGATAAAGTATTAGCAATGATTTTCCAAAAATCATCAACCAGAACTAGGGTTTCTTTTGATGTTGGAATGTATCAGTTAGGTGGAAGGGCAATATTTTTATCTTCTAATGATTTACAAATGGGTAGGGGAGAACCAATTTCAGATACTGCAAAAGTTTTAAGCCGTTTTGTTGATGGAATAATGATTCGTGCTATTGAACATGATGATGTAATTGAATTAGCTAAACATTCTGATGTTCCTGTTATTAGTGGATTAACCAATTTAGAGCATCCTTGCCAAGCATTAGCTGACATGTTAACAATCAAAGAACATTTAGGTGATTGGGAAGGTAAAAAGATCTGTTTTGTTGGAGATGGAAACAACGTATGTAACTCCCTTTTATTAATTGCCCCTCTCCTTGGAATGAATATGTCTGTTGCTTGTCCAAAAGGTTATGAACCTTCTGAAGATATCTTAAAAACTGCAAAAGAGTATGCAGCTGAAAACAATACTGAAATTATTGTAAGTGATGATATTGGTGTTGCACTTGAAAATGTTGATGTAGTATATACTGATGTTTGGGTAAGTATGGGTGATGAAGCTGAAGCAAAACAAAGAGAAATTGATTTTGCTCCGTTCCAAGTTAATTCTGACTTAATGAGTATAGCAAATGATGGAGCTATCTTCATGCACTGTTTACCTGCAATCAGAGGTCAGGAAGTAACTGCTGAAGTTATTGATGGACCACAATCCGTTATTTTTGATGAAGCAGAAAACAGAATGCATGCTCAAAAGGCTGTATTATATTATTACATGAAAGATTAA
- a CDS encoding zinc-ribbon domain-containing protein, with product MFCRNCGEENPEEAIFCRNCGTKLKEEEIKKATVIETPIQQNNNYNNQQTTTKTSKKNDGSDWISCCLCLVGIFIIFAIIGSI from the coding sequence ATGTTTTGTAGAAATTGTGGTGAAGAAAATCCCGAAGAAGCAATATTTTGTAGAAATTGCGGAACTAAATTAAAAGAAGAAGAAATTAAAAAAGCAACTGTAATTGAAACACCAATACAGCAAAATAACAATTATAACAATCAACAAACAACCACAAAAACCTCCAAGAAAAATGACGGATCAGATTGGATTAGTTGCTGTTTATGTTTAGTTGGAATTTTTATTATCTTTGCAATAATAGGATCAATATAA
- a CDS encoding DUF2085 domain-containing protein, protein MYLNCVDTMAITKYICHRKPERSFHIHGHQFPVCARCTGFYTGLLVYLIYTLIYKHGYDLNMLIISIILMIPVAIDGFTQYFGLRESTNNLRFITGFIGGIGLIIFLKIIIRWILYVL, encoded by the coding sequence ATGTATCTAAATTGTGTTGATACTATGGCGATAACAAAATATATTTGTCACAGAAAACCTGAGAGAAGTTTCCATATCCATGGTCATCAGTTCCCAGTTTGTGCAAGATGTACCGGATTCTATACCGGACTGCTTGTTTATTTGATCTATACTTTGATTTACAAACACGGTTATGACCTAAACATGTTGATAATCTCAATAATTTTAATGATTCCTGTGGCAATTGATGGTTTCACACAATATTTTGGCCTCAGAGAAAGTACAAATAATTTAAGATTTATAACAGGTTTTATAGGCGGAATAGGACTAATAATATTCTTAAAAATAATTATAAGGTGGATTTTATATGTTTTGTAG
- a CDS encoding acetolactate synthase large subunit — MRGGEAIIESLKNMGVKTIFGYPGGQTIPFYDMLYDADMEHILVRHEQSAAHAADGYARASGRVGVCLATSGPGATNLVTGIATAYMDSSPIVAITGQVPTQLIGNDAFQEADIIGITMPITKHCFQPKNPDLIPSMIKSSFEIASSGRPGPIVIDVPKNIQEAELTKFDDSLIDTPGYNPTTKGNIRQIKKAFEMIKEAKKPMILAGGGVIISNACCELKKLAHTINAPVMTSLLGKGAIDETDDLALGMLGMHGRKVSNDYINDSDLLIAIGIRFSDRTTGRLDSFVPDTKVIHIDIDPAEIGKNVEMDLPIVGDARNVLSSLNDLLGGHEVSNDVNKWAEMIKDKKQELRPRTTYSDVPLKPQTVIKEIAEAMTPESILTTDVGQNQMWAAHFFETQKPRKFISSGGLGTMGFGFPAAIGAKVACPEDPVVSINGDGGFLMVCQELATIREYDLPVIAVVLENRTLGMVYQWQSLLYNGRHSQTLLGNSPDFVKLAESFGVNAARIEKPGETKEVLTKAIKDNEPMLLNIVVDSEEALPMLPPGAGISEMIGEYRLEKDVI, encoded by the coding sequence ATGAGAGGCGGAGAAGCGATAATTGAATCCCTAAAAAATATGGGGGTTAAAACAATATTTGGTTACCCTGGTGGACAAACCATACCATTTTATGACATGTTATATGATGCAGATATGGAGCATATATTAGTAAGACACGAACAAAGCGCAGCTCATGCAGCAGATGGATATGCAAGAGCTTCAGGTCGTGTGGGTGTGTGTTTGGCAACTTCAGGTCCAGGTGCTACAAACCTTGTAACTGGTATTGCTACAGCATATATGGATTCTTCTCCAATAGTGGCTATTACTGGACAAGTTCCTACTCAATTAATTGGAAATGATGCATTCCAAGAAGCAGATATTATTGGAATCACCATGCCTATCACTAAACATTGTTTCCAACCTAAAAATCCAGATTTAATTCCTTCAATGATTAAATCTAGTTTTGAAATAGCTTCTAGTGGAAGGCCAGGTCCTATTGTTATTGATGTTCCAAAAAATATTCAGGAAGCGGAACTTACTAAATTTGATGATTCATTAATTGACACACCGGGTTACAACCCAACAACTAAAGGTAATATAAGACAAATTAAAAAAGCTTTTGAAATGATTAAAGAAGCTAAAAAGCCAATGATATTGGCTGGTGGTGGTGTAATCATATCCAATGCATGTTGTGAGTTAAAAAAACTTGCACATACAATTAATGCACCTGTTATGACTTCCCTTTTAGGTAAAGGTGCTATTGATGAAACTGATGATTTAGCATTAGGTATGCTTGGTATGCACGGTAGAAAAGTTTCTAATGATTATATTAATGATTCTGATTTATTAATTGCTATTGGTATTAGATTCTCAGACAGGACAACTGGTAGATTAGACAGTTTTGTCCCTGATACCAAAGTTATTCATATTGATATTGATCCTGCAGAAATTGGTAAAAATGTTGAAATGGATTTGCCGATTGTAGGAGATGCACGTAATGTATTGTCTTCATTAAATGACCTTTTAGGTGGTCATGAAGTTTCTAATGATGTAAATAAATGGGCTGAAATGATTAAAGATAAAAAACAAGAATTACGCCCAAGAACAACATATTCTGATGTTCCTTTAAAACCACAAACTGTTATTAAAGAAATAGCAGAAGCTATGACTCCTGAATCAATCTTAACTACTGATGTAGGTCAAAATCAAATGTGGGCAGCACATTTCTTTGAAACCCAAAAACCACGTAAATTCATATCTTCTGGTGGACTTGGAACCATGGGATTCGGATTCCCTGCAGCTATTGGTGCTAAAGTAGCTTGTCCAGAAGATCCTGTTGTATCAATCAATGGTGATGGTGGATTTTTAATGGTTTGTCAGGAATTGGCTACCATCCGTGAATATGACTTACCTGTTATTGCTGTTGTTTTAGAAAATAGAACCTTAGGAATGGTTTACCAATGGCAAAGTTTATTATACAATGGAAGACACTCTCAAACTTTACTTGGAAATAGTCCTGACTTTGTTAAATTAGCAGAAAGTTTTGGAGTAAATGCAGCTAGAATAGAAAAACCTGGTGAAACTAAAGAAGTTTTAACTAAAGCGATTAAAGATAATGAACCAATGTTATTGAATATTGTAGTTGATTCTGAAGAGGCATTACCTATGCTTCCTCCTGGAGCTGGAATTAGCGAAATGATTGGTGAATATAGACTTGAAAAGGATGTGATTTAA
- the ilvN gene encoding acetolactate synthase small subunit produces the protein MDRQYHIISTLVADKPGVLQRIAGLFNRRGFNIDSITVGVSEVEGLSRMVITVNADECGLEQVTKQLNKLVDVIKIKDITKTAVARELCLIKVHVPDEKARAEIIQYTDIFRANIVDVTEETLMIELTGNIRKINAFISLIKGYGIKKISRTGLTAMARGV, from the coding sequence ATGGATAGACAATATCATATTATTTCCACATTAGTAGCAGATAAACCAGGGGTTTTACAAAGAATTGCAGGATTATTTAATAGAAGAGGCTTTAACATTGACAGTATTACAGTTGGTGTATCAGAAGTAGAAGGACTATCTCGTATGGTCATTACTGTTAATGCAGATGAATGTGGTCTCGAACAAGTCACAAAACAGCTAAATAAATTAGTTGATGTTATCAAGATTAAAGATATTACTAAAACTGCTGTTGCAAGGGAATTATGTCTTATTAAAGTTCATGTTCCTGATGAAAAAGCAAGAGCTGAAATAATACAGTATACTGATATTTTCAGAGCAAATATTGTTGATGTTACTGAAGAAACATTAATGATTGAGCTCACTGGAAATATAAGAAAAATCAATGCATTTATATCTTTAATAAAAGGTTATGGAATCAAAAAGATTTCAAGAACTGGCCTAACTGCAATGGCTAGGGGTGTATAA
- a CDS encoding carbonic anhydrase → MTILENVLEDNKKFVENFEGVELSHHAQKKLAILTCMDCRLIDFFEPALGLERGDAKIVRNAGNSIVGEDAIRSIGAALYNLGAEEVLVVGHTECGMAGADAEALKEKMLARGIKEEDIDNYDLAEWIGGFDDEEENVKNVVEKIKNHPLIPDVPVHGLIIDIVTGELKVLVDGY, encoded by the coding sequence ATGACTATATTAGAAAATGTTTTGGAAGATAATAAGAAATTTGTTGAAAACTTTGAAGGCGTAGAATTGTCTCACCATGCACAAAAAAAGTTAGCTATCTTAACTTGTATGGATTGTAGGTTAATTGACTTCTTTGAACCTGCATTAGGTCTTGAAAGAGGAGATGCTAAAATTGTAAGAAACGCAGGAAATTCCATCGTTGGAGAAGATGCAATCAGATCAATTGGAGCAGCTTTATACAACCTCGGAGCTGAAGAAGTATTAGTAGTTGGTCATACTGAATGTGGTATGGCAGGTGCAGATGCTGAAGCTTTAAAAGAAAAAATGCTTGCAAGAGGCATTAAAGAAGAAGACATCGATAATTATGATTTGGCTGAATGGATTGGCGGATTTGATGATGAAGAAGAAAACGTTAAAAACGTTGTAGAAAAAATCAAAAACCACCCATTAATTCCTGATGTACCTGTACATGGTCTTATTATTGACATTGTTACTGGTGAATTAAAAGTTTTAGTAGATGGTTACTAA
- the ilvC gene encoding ketol-acid reductoisomerase, which translates to MKMYYDADVNTDALEGKTIAVIGYGSQGRAQSRNMADSGANVIVGVRENGSSWNLVQEDGMTVKTIEDAAKEADIIHILLPDEIQEGVYKEQIAPYVESGNTISFSHGYNIHFGLIDPADDVNIVMFAPKGPGSMVRRTYEEGFGIPGLVAVERDATGDALQLALGMAKACGLTKAGVLETTFKEETETDLFGEQTVLCGGITELINAGFTTLVEAGYQPEIAYFETCHEVKLIVDLIYEKGFAGMWHDVSNTAEYGGLTRGKTIITEEAKEGMRTALKQIQDGTFKKQFADENATDGANLKEMRAAEGQKEIEIVGERLRKACGLQKDD; encoded by the coding sequence ATGAAAATGTATTACGATGCAGATGTAAATACAGATGCTCTTGAAGGAAAAACCATTGCAGTAATTGGATATGGTTCTCAAGGAAGAGCACAATCAAGAAATATGGCTGATAGTGGAGCAAATGTCATTGTTGGTGTAAGAGAAAATGGAAGCTCTTGGAATTTAGTTCAAGAAGATGGCATGACTGTAAAAACTATCGAAGATGCAGCAAAAGAAGCTGATATTATTCACATTTTACTCCCTGATGAAATCCAAGAAGGTGTCTACAAAGAACAAATTGCACCTTATGTTGAATCTGGAAACACTATTTCATTCTCTCACGGTTACAACATCCACTTCGGATTAATTGACCCTGCTGATGATGTAAACATTGTCATGTTTGCACCTAAAGGACCTGGATCCATGGTAAGAAGAACCTACGAAGAAGGATTCGGTATTCCTGGATTAGTTGCAGTTGAAAGAGATGCAACTGGTGATGCATTACAACTTGCATTAGGTATGGCAAAAGCATGTGGTTTAACCAAAGCTGGTGTTTTAGAAACTACTTTCAAAGAAGAAACTGAAACTGACTTATTCGGTGAACAAACTGTTTTATGTGGTGGTATCACTGAATTAATCAATGCAGGATTCACAACTTTAGTTGAAGCTGGTTACCAACCTGAAATCGCTTACTTCGAAACCTGTCATGAAGTAAAACTCATTGTAGATTTAATCTATGAAAAAGGTTTTGCTGGAATGTGGCATGATGTAAGTAACACCGCTGAATATGGTGGTTTAACTAGGGGAAAAACTATCATTACTGAAGAAGCAAAAGAAGGTATGAGAACTGCTTTAAAACAAATCCAAGATGGAACTTTCAAAAAACAATTTGCTGATGAAAATGCTACCGACGGTGCTAACTTAAAAGAAATGAGAGCTGCTGAAGGTCAAAAAGAAATCGAAATTGTCGGTGAAAGATTAAGAAAAGCTTGTGGATTACAAAAAGACGATTAA
- a CDS encoding methanogenesis marker 12 protein gives MVFIGMDHGTTGISFCIMSDEGEVLEVFKIGREESKKGLVSATEEITKRVDLKDVKLMAITYAMGDGINQILPTNKVEDRGILSIKGAGKVTGGGTSVFSELESLDIDSIMIPGLHKDSTSLNELFNAAYSHQASPEKVSICYNGLKETGWSNFIVADISSNSVDILIEDGKIKGAIDACLGAMGVVHGPIDLEMIRDIDEGRRSANECFSHAGAIKIAGIDGKVANMKDILLENYRNGDEKAKLAIDTLIMTVAMEIAGLDVVCENEIEGIVLTGSIGSATEPFNFEDEINKYFKNKYPLKVISKESGAIGAAQIAMDVYNGEEEILGIEVNIS, from the coding sequence GTGGTATTTATTGGAATGGACCATGGAACTACTGGAATCTCTTTTTGTATAATGTCTGATGAAGGCGAAGTGCTTGAAGTTTTTAAAATCGGAAGGGAAGAAAGTAAAAAAGGTTTAGTTTCTGCAACTGAAGAAATAACAAAACGTGTAGACTTAAAAGATGTAAAATTAATGGCTATTACCTATGCAATGGGTGATGGAATAAACCAGATCTTACCAACAAATAAAGTTGAAGATAGGGGAATTTTATCAATTAAAGGTGCTGGAAAAGTTACTGGAGGGGGAACTTCAGTATTCTCAGAATTAGAATCTCTTGATATTGATTCAATTATGATTCCAGGTCTTCATAAAGATTCTACTTCTTTAAATGAATTATTCAATGCAGCTTATTCTCATCAAGCTAGTCCTGAAAAAGTCAGCATTTGTTATAATGGTTTAAAAGAAACTGGATGGTCTAATTTTATTGTTGCTGATATTTCATCTAACAGTGTTGATATCCTAATTGAAGATGGTAAAATTAAAGGTGCAATTGATGCATGTTTAGGTGCTATGGGTGTTGTTCATGGACCTATTGACCTTGAAATGATTAGAGATATTGATGAAGGTAGAAGATCTGCAAATGAATGCTTTTCACATGCTGGAGCAATCAAAATCGCTGGAATCGATGGTAAAGTAGCTAATATGAAAGATATCCTTTTGGAAAACTATAGAAATGGGGATGAAAAAGCAAAATTAGCTATTGACACTTTAATTATGACTGTTGCAATGGAAATTGCAGGTCTTGATGTTGTATGTGAAAACGAAATTGAAGGAATAGTACTTACAGGTTCTATTGGAAGTGCAACTGAACCATTTAATTTCGAAGATGAAATTAATAAGTATTTCAAAAATAAGTATCCTTTAAAAGTAATCTCAAAAGAATCTGGAGCTATTGGTGCAGCTCAAATAGCAATGGATGTTTACAATGGTGAAGAAGAAATATTAGGTATTGAAGTTAATATTTCATAA
- a CDS encoding LSM domain-containing protein has product MSQDKDNVNKMFKQFKNKYVTVDLRGNYQSEGKIIAIDNYLNIILENENGLETVKGGNIIFISVKEE; this is encoded by the coding sequence ATGAGTCAAGATAAAGATAATGTAAATAAAATGTTTAAACAATTTAAAAATAAATATGTAACTGTTGATTTAAGAGGAAACTATCAAAGTGAAGGAAAAATAATCGCGATTGACAATTACTTAAACATCATCCTTGAAAATGAAAATGGTTTAGAAACCGTCAAAGGCGGAAATATTATTTTTATTAGTGTAAAAGAAGAATAA